The Tamandua tetradactyla isolate mTamTet1 chromosome 8, mTamTet1.pri, whole genome shotgun sequence genome includes a window with the following:
- the LOC143643571 gene encoding olfactory receptor 51I2-like — MGGNPHNSSGLPPFTLTGLPGLETSQHWIFLLLGALYMVSIVGNGLILFIIKEEQSLHQPMYYFLSLLSVNDLGVSISTLPTVLATYCFHLREINFDSCMAQMFFIHLFSFMESGILLAMSFDRYVAICNPLRYATVLTDARIVCMGLFVIIRSFCMVFPLPFLLKRLPFCKANILSHAYCLHPDLIRLPCGDVTINNIFGLFIVISTFGLDSALILLSYVLILHSVLAIASREERLKTLNTCVSHICAVLIFYVPMVGVSMAARYGRHAPQYVHTLMSLIYLFVPPMLNPVIYSIKTKEIRRKLCKILLGTKF, encoded by the coding sequence ATGGGAGGTAATCCCCACAACAGCTCAGGTCTGCCTCCCTTCACCCTGACAGGACTACCAGGGCTGGAGACTTCCCAACACTGGATATTTCTGCTTCTGGGTGCCCTCTACATGGTCTCTATTGTGGGCAATGGCctcattcttttcattattaaGGAGGAGCAGAGTTTGCATCAACCTATGTACTACTTTCTTTCCCTACTATCAGTCAATGACCTAGGTGTATCCATCTCCACACTTCCTACGGTGCTGGCCACATATTGCTTCCACCTAAGGGAAATCAACTTTGACTCTTGCATGGCTCAAATGTTCTTTATCCACCTCTTCTCCTTCATGGAGTCTGGGATCTTGCTGGCCATGAGCtttgaccgctatgtggccatctgtaacccTCTGCGCTATGCCACAGTGCTCACAGACGCCCGCATAGTGTGCATGGGCTTGTTTGTTATCATTCGCAGTTTCTGCATGGTTTTCccacttcctttccttctgaagagGCTGCCCTTCTGCAAGGCAAATATACTCTCGCATGCCTACTGCCTGCATCCAGATCTGATCCGCCTGCCCTGTGGTGATGTCACCATCAACAATATCTTTGGTCTATTCATTGTCATCTCTACTTTTGGTCTAGACTCTGCACTCATTCTCCTCTCCTACGTGCTCATACTGCATTCTGTACTGGCCATTGCCTCCCGGGAAGAGCGGTTAAAGACACTCAACACATGTGTGTCACACATCTGTGCTGTGCTCATCTTCTACGTGCCCATGGTTGGGGTGTCCATGGCTGCTCGCTATGGGAGGCATGCGCCTCAATATGTGCACACGCTCATGTCCCTGATATATCTCTTTGTGCCTCCGATGCTTAATCCTGTCATCTATTCCATCAAAACCAAAGAGATTCGTCGGAAGCTTTGCAAAATACTACTGGGAACAAAGTTTTGA